In Corythoichthys intestinalis isolate RoL2023-P3 chromosome 4, ASM3026506v1, whole genome shotgun sequence, a genomic segment contains:
- the LOC130914225 gene encoding DNA-directed RNA polymerase III subunit RPC7-like isoform X1 encodes MSGGRGGRRGGEPAAVNRGEPLLPSVQQPGPPFPAAERKPLPLACGEEAEYLLALKQEFRGAMKTLPGFTQIDAAQRSHADVERYSDKYHNGGEQTDALTDWIADLKRFPKEIRPSVGRAAKKGRKPPDVPSVLTGEKTLTSGGTTAKKAGAGEREKSLRENREVAVKLETLASEERRRGSDDEEEEEEEEKKEEQEEADDNYDEEELEEVREVVVKSRRTKARKLKRPSIGRKRITSCPTSTTAKSLAAKATTTRTKPFTESRRGFAWENTKLDTANTLLAFFIFVVWILEILQINTDITSDDMPIY; translated from the exons ATGTCGGGCGGTCGCGGCGGGCGGCGAGGCGGCGAGCCGGCGGCCGTCAACCGAGGCGAACCTCTCCTGCCGTCCGTCCAGCAGCCGGGACCCCCCTTCCCC GCGGCGGAGCGCAAGCCCCTCCCCCTGGCTTGCGGCGAGGAGGCCGAGTACCTCTTGGCGCTCAAGCAGGAGTTCCGAGGAGCCATGaagacgctgccgggcttcaccCAGATCGACGCCGCTCAAAGGTCGCACGCGG ACGTGGAAAGATATTCGGACAAATATCACAACGGCGGCGAGCAGACGGACGCGCTGACCGACTGGATCGCAG ACCTGAAGAGGTTCCCGAAAGAAATACGGCCGAGCGTCGGGAGAGCCGCAAAAAAAGGTCGGAAACCCCCGGACGTCCCGTCCGTTTTGACCGGCGAGAAAACGTTAACTTCGGGCGGGACGACGGCAAAGAAAGCTGGCGCCGGCGAGCGGGAAAAAAGCCTGAGGGAAAACCGAGAAGTCGCGGTCAAGCTGGAG ACGCTGGCGAGCGAGGAGCGCCGCCGCGGTTCTGACgacgaagaggaggaggaggaggaggagaagaaggaggagcaggaggaggcggACGACAATTACGACGAAGAAGAGCTAGAGGAGGTAAGGGAGGTCGTCGTAAAGTCACGCCGCACAAAAGCCCGAAAGTTGAAGCGTCCGTCCATCGGCAGGAAACGGATTACATCATGTCCTACTTCGACAACGGCGAAGAGTTTGGCGGCGAAAGCGACGACAACGCGGACGAAGCCGTTTACTGAAAGCCGCCGAGGTTTCGCTTGGGAAAATACTAAGTTGGACACGGCAAATACGTTGTTGGCTTTTTTTATCTTTGTTGTCTGGATTTTGGAGATTTTGCAAATAAATACAGATATAACCTCGGATGACATGCCAATTTATTGA
- the pmvk gene encoding phosphomevalonate kinase, producing the protein MSSRIEGDRDSEPQLILIFSGKRKSGKDYVANLLVDRLGDDVCDVVRLSAPLKAAYAQEHGLDLEQLLGTGAYKEEYRADMIRWGEARRRGDPGFFCRLATRGASRPVWVVSDARRMSDLRWFRSRFPGRTRCIRVESRQETRGRRGWSFTAGVDDAESECGLDSGADFHWTVTNEDDAPSLDEQLRPVLALANQAAAPAGAAP; encoded by the exons ATGTCGTCCCGGATCGAAGGCGATCGGGATTCGGAGCCCCAACTCATTTTGATTTTCAGCGGCAAACGCAAGTCGGGAAAAGACTACGTCGCGAATCTCCTCGTCGATCG GTTGGGAGACGACGTCTGCGACGTGGTTCGACTCTCGGCGCCTCTCAAAGCGGCTTACGCGCAG GAGCACGGCCTGGATCTGGAGCAGCTTTTGGGCACGGGCGCTTACAAAGAAGAGTACCGGGCCGACATGATCCGCTGGGGCGAAGCTCGGCGCCGCGGAGACCCCGGTTTCTTCTGCCGCCTGGCCACCCGAGGGGCGAGCCGGCCCGTTTGG GTGGTGAGCGACGCGCGGCGGATGTCGGACCTTCGCTGGTTCCGGTCCCGCTTTCCCGGCCGGACTCGCTGCATCCGCGTGGAGAGCCGGCAAGAAACCCGCGGGCGGAGGGGGTGGAGCTTCACCGCAG GCGTGGACGACGCCGAGTCCGAGTGCGGCCTGGACAGCGGGGCGGACTTCCATTGGACCGTCACCAACGAGGACGACGCCCCCTCGCTGGATGAGCAGCTGCGGCCCGTCTTGGCGCTGGCGAACCAAGCCGCGGCTCCAGCGGGCGCGGCGCCGTGA
- the LOC130914225 gene encoding DNA-directed RNA polymerase III subunit RPC7-like isoform X2 has protein sequence MSGGRGGRRGGEPAAVNRGEPLLPSVQQPGPPFPAAERKPLPLACGEEAEYLLALKQEFRGAMKTLPGFTQIDAAQRSHADVERYSDKYHNGGEQTDALTDWIADLKRFPKEIRPSVGRAAKKGRKPPDVPSVLTGEKTLTSGGTTAKKAGAGEREKSLRENREVAVKLETLASEERRRGSDDEEEEEEEEKKEEQEEADDNYDEEELEEETDYIMSYFDNGEEFGGESDDNADEAVY, from the exons ATGTCGGGCGGTCGCGGCGGGCGGCGAGGCGGCGAGCCGGCGGCCGTCAACCGAGGCGAACCTCTCCTGCCGTCCGTCCAGCAGCCGGGACCCCCCTTCCCC GCGGCGGAGCGCAAGCCCCTCCCCCTGGCTTGCGGCGAGGAGGCCGAGTACCTCTTGGCGCTCAAGCAGGAGTTCCGAGGAGCCATGaagacgctgccgggcttcaccCAGATCGACGCCGCTCAAAGGTCGCACGCGG ACGTGGAAAGATATTCGGACAAATATCACAACGGCGGCGAGCAGACGGACGCGCTGACCGACTGGATCGCAG ACCTGAAGAGGTTCCCGAAAGAAATACGGCCGAGCGTCGGGAGAGCCGCAAAAAAAGGTCGGAAACCCCCGGACGTCCCGTCCGTTTTGACCGGCGAGAAAACGTTAACTTCGGGCGGGACGACGGCAAAGAAAGCTGGCGCCGGCGAGCGGGAAAAAAGCCTGAGGGAAAACCGAGAAGTCGCGGTCAAGCTGGAG ACGCTGGCGAGCGAGGAGCGCCGCCGCGGTTCTGACgacgaagaggaggaggaggaggaggagaagaaggaggagcaggaggaggcggACGACAATTACGACGAAGAAGAGCTAGAGGAG GAAACGGATTACATCATGTCCTACTTCGACAACGGCGAAGAGTTTGGCGGCGAAAGCGACGACAACGCGGACGAAGCCGTTTACTGA
- the decr1 gene encoding 2,4-dienoyl-CoA reductase, mitochondrial, which translates to MASAFLRRKSMQTFVGSRRSRSAGVGPLPQSRFFPPLETAMLPPGTFRGRAALITGGGTGLGRAMTAVLSQLGAQCVIVSRKLEVLQKTAEEISGQTGNPVHALQLDVRDPEAVARCVQRVESLTGLPDVIVNNAAGNFVCPSENLSANAWKSIADIVLNGTAFVTLELGKRLVRSQKGAAFLAITTIYAESGSGFVVPSAAAKAGVEALYKSLAAEWGRYGLRFNVIQPGPIRTKGAFSRLDPTGEFEAGALSRIPAGRLGRASELANLASYLCSDYASWMSGSVVRFDGGEYAMMAGEFNELRKVTPEQWKLMEKMIRSTKGS; encoded by the exons ATGGCGTCGGCGTTTCTTCGGAGGAAATCTATGCAAACTTTTGTGGGG TCTCGTCGGAGCAGGTCGGCGGGCGTCGGGCCCCTCCCCCAGTCGCGCTTCTTCCCGCCGCTGGAGACGGCCATGCTGCCGCCCGGAACTTTCCGAGGACGGGCGGCCCTGATCACGGGAGGCGGGACCGGACTGGGCCGCGCCATGACCGCCGTCCTCTCCCAGCTGGGGGCGCAGTGCGTCATCGTCAGCAG GAAGTTGGAGGTCTTGCAGAAGACGGCGGAGGAGATCAGCGGGCAGACGGGAAACCCG GTCCACGCGCTGCAGCTGGACGTCCGAGATCCGGAGGCCGTGGCGCGCTGCGTCCAACGCGTGGAAAGCCTGACGGGCCTGCCCGAC GTGATCGTCAACAACGCGGCGGGAAACTTTGTGTGCCCGTCGGAAAATCTTTCGGCCAACGCCTGGAAGAGCATCGCCGACATCGTCCTGAACGGAACCGCCTTCGTCACGCTGGAGCTCGGCAAGAGGCTCGTTCGCAGCCAGAAAG GCGCCGCGTTCCTGGCCATCACCACCATTTACGCCGAGTCGGGCTCCGGGTTCGTGGTACCCAGCGCGGCGGCTAAGGCCGGCGTAGAGGCGCTCTACAA GTCTTTGGCGGCAGAGTGGGGACGTTACGGACTCCGTTTCAACGTGATCCAGCCCGGACCCATCCGAACCAAG GGGGCCTTCAGCCGGCTGGACCCCACGGGAGAGTTTGAAGCCGGCGCGCTGAGCCGCATCCCCGCGGGCCGACTGGGCCGGGCGTCCGAGTTGGCCAACCTGGCGTCGTACCTGTGCAGCGACTACGCCAGCTGGATGTCGGGATCG GTGGTTCGCTTCGACGGCGGCGAGTACGCCATGATGGCGGGCGAATTCAACGAGTTGCGCAAG GTCACGCCTGAGCAGTGGAAGCTGATGGAAAAGATGATCCGGAGCACCAAAGGATCCTGA